A stretch of Babesia bigemina genome assembly Bbig001, chromosome : V DNA encodes these proteins:
- a CDS encoding -Ribosome-binding protein 1, with product MAEASPAQMTTPKTKIGTYGPLAEALYYLVSFIEGYDQQVLSMCMRAFELTLGFSQSQLSTLATVSTMSRMGCCIIWGLLADKYASKFVLGGGLLVMGMASIFLSSASHYKVILFLRFLHGFGFACVYPVQQKIVSDSTDSKEAEEAAKKGEGAQNQGKKAEGAQNQGKKSEGTPNQSKKEEVEDKKKESKAASTKFTIFQSLNCIGRLICAVITTIIARKVLLGYYGWRTSYVVLGYVWILFGVAIVFGMRLNKCGGGNSDTTQQKEDFLQRVSRAFQEVFTKPTAVISIFTLFIAEAPMCAFNYMTIYLQYLGVSDTMAGVAIAVTLIGGAAGSGAGGKIIETIAKKEPKYGELSSGIAVMVVRLVVCLLFFLGPAPCGKLLWYHYVELATLGGTLVTVGGVDRAIMKDVIENDYQATASAIIRTISGISSSVILYQICAYLTEKVFGYVPSRESFETMATDIKERNAEALRKSMMYIILAGTILNVLCYVAMCFTYPKQREKMKNTGAQQ from the exons ATGGCTGAAGCTTCCCCTGCACAAATGACTACACCTAAGACCAAGATAGGTACGTATGGACCGTTGGCAGAAGCGCTGTATTACCTGGTCTCTTTCATTGAAGGTTACGATCAACAAGTGTTGTCCATGTGTATGAGGGCCTTCGAGTTAACGTTGGGATTTTCGCAGTCTCAGTTGTCTACTCTGGCAACCGTGTCTACTATGTCACGCATGGGTTGTTGCATAATCTGGGGGTTGCTCGCGGATAAGTATGCTTCGAAATTTGTGCTTGGTGGCGGACTGTTAGTGATGGGCATGGCTTCCATTTTCCTCAGTTCTGCATCGCACTATAAAGTG ATCCTTTTCCTGCGCTTCTTACACGGATTTGGCTTCGCTTGTGTTTATCCTGTGCAACAAAAGATCGTTTCCGATTCAACTGATTCAAAGGAAGCGGAGGAAGCAGCTAAGAAGggtgagggagcacagaaccagggcaagaaagcggaaggagcacagaaccagggcaagaaatcTGAGGGAACTCCAAATCAAAGCAAGAAGGAGGAAGTAGAAGATAAGAAAAAGGAATCAAAAGCGGCTAGCACGAAGTTCACAATTTTCCAGTCTCTAAATTGTATTGGCCGATTGATATGCGCAGTCATAACTACGATTATTGCGCGCAAAGTATTATTGGGGTATTATGGTTGGCGTACTTCTTATGTTGTATTGGGATACGTATGGATATTGTTTGGTGTTGCCATTGTATTTGGAATGAGATTGAATAAATGTGGTGGTGGAAACAGCGATACTACACAACAGAAGGAAGATTTTCTACAGCGTGTATCCAGAGCCTTTCAGGAAGTATTTACGAAACCAACGGCAGTTATATCCATATTTACACTATTCATCGCAGAAGCTCCAATGTGTGCATTTAATTACATGACCATATATCTGCAATATTTAGGTGTATCGGACACAATGGCAGGCGTTGCGATTGCTGTCACACTGATTGGAGGCGCAGCGGGAAGTGGAGCTGGGGGGAAAATTATAGAGACGATTGCCAAAAAAGAGCCAAAGTATGGCGAACTCAGTTCTGGTATCGCAGTGATGGTAGTCCGTCTTGTTGTATGTCTATTATTCTTTTTGGGGCCGGCTCCATGTGGGAAATTGCTTTGGTATCATTATGTAGAGTTGGCAACGCTGGGTGGGACATTAGTGACGGTTGGTGGCGTCGATAGGGCTATTATGAAGGATGTAATAGAAAATGACTATCAGGCAACAGCATCTGCCATCATTCGAACAATATCAGGTATTTCTAGTAGCGTAATTCTCTACCAGATTTGTGCATATTTGACCGAGAAGGTGTTCGGATACGTTCCCTCCAGAGAGTCTTTTGAAACAATGGCTACGGATATTAAGGAGAGAAATGCCGAAGCTCTCAGGAAGTCAATGATGTATATTATTCTGGCAGGCACAATTCTCAATGTTCTTTGTTATGTTGCGATGTGTTTTACGTATCCAAAACAAAGAGAGAAAATGAAGAATACGGGGGCACAACAATAA
- a CDS encoding ribosomal protein L34, putative, producing MAQRVVLRRRCRYNTKSNKQRVVKTPGARLVVQRRTKVAQGPKCGDCKRRLAGIAALRPHLYRNLKKRERTVSRAYGGVRCHGCVKDRIIRAFLKEEQRALKKVIEAREATKATAAGKGKEEKKDAAKKSAKAPKAEGAKEPKEFRDSKAPKRKSAPKA from the exons ATGGCACAGAGAGTGGTTTTGCGCCGTCGTTGCCGTTACAACACTAAATCCAACAAGCAGCGCGTGGTCAAGACGCCCGGCGCCCGCTTGGTGGTTCAGCGCCGCACCAAGGTCGCGCAGGGCCCGAAGTGTGGCGACTGCAAGCGCAGGCTCGCCGGTATCGCCGCGCTCAGGCCTCACCTCTACCGCAACCTGAAGAAGCGCGAGCGCACTGTTTCGCGCGCCTACGGTGGCGTCCGCTGCCACGGATGTGTCAAAGACAG GATCATCCGTGCCTTCCTCAAGGAGGAACAGAGGGCTTTGAAGAAGGTCATTGAGGCTCGCGAGGCCACCAAAGCCACCGCCGCTGGAAAGGGCAAGGAGGAGAAGAAGGACGCCGCGAAGAAGTCCGCTAAGGCCCCCAAGGCCGAGGGTGCCAAGGAACCCAAGGAGTTCAGGGACTCCAAGGCGCCTAAGAGGAAGTCTGCTCCTAAagcttaa
- a CDS encoding aspartyl-tRNA synthetase, putative — protein MGHGRRPLTLLFLHSVRLLLLRGFCTAGAVHHPSRYYGTGFLHRNLSHIPNLHSLNMDKRQDNIEAAPVPPANPKEDAKQARLRAREEQERQKLLLLETTVSDLDSTSFGYLSPTLTSLPARNWVDIKDVDDAKDQLVWIRGRINDVRGKGAMCFIILRQQYQSLQCIVDSRQEMVSKDMVKWSASLSMESIVDVFGKVVVPDVPVASTTAKCELQVHKIFCVSKATPTMPFLIRDANNTDDEEACKNPNVIKVNQDTRLDNRPLDLRATLNLAIFKIQSEICQQFRNFLIERQFIEIHSPKLLGGTSEGGCNVFKLKYFDNDACLAQSPQLYKQLAVVGDFRRVFEIGPVFRAENSNTHRHLCEFVGLDMEMEFKDSYMEVVDMIDDMLKSIFEGVTKQRKEEMEIFGKMHPSVEPLKWLEQTPRLRFTEAVEMLRGTELASEIPDDISSYDFSTEQEKRLGRLVREKYNTDYYIIYEYPLNARPFYTMPLERDGMMFTHSYDFFMRGEEILSGAQRIHNPELLLRRAKECGIDPKTISSYIEAFKMGVSPHAGCGIGLERVAMLLLGTGNIRKTSLFPRDPRRLTP, from the exons ATGGGCCACGGTAGAAGGCCCTTGACGCTGTTATTTTTGCATTCTGTGCGTCTTTTGCTGCTTAGGGGATTCTGCACGGCGGGCGCAGTCCACCATCCTTCCAGGTATTACGGCACTGGGTTTCTCCACCGCAATTTATCCCACATACCGAACCTCCATTCGCTCAACATGGACAAACGTCAAGACAACATTGAGGCGGCGCCAGTACCGCCCGCAAACCCCAAGGAAGACGCCAAGCAAGCTCGTCTGAGGGCGCGCG AGGAACAAGAACGACAGAAGTTGTTGCTCCTCGAGACTACGgtctctgacctggattcGACCTCGTTTGGGTACCTATCTCCCACATTAACTAGCTTGCCTGCGCGCAACTGGGTTGACATCAAGGACGTGGACGATGCGAAGGACCAACTCGTATGGATACGCGGCCGCATCAACGATGTCCGCGGAAAGG GTGCTATGTGCTTCATTATCTTGCGCCAGCAGTACCAGTCGCTTCAGTGCATCGTGGACTCACGCCAGGAAATGGTGTCGAAGGACATGGTGAAGTGGTCCGCATCGCTTTCCATGGAGTCCATCGTGGACGTGTTTGGCAAGGTGGTCGTTCCTGATGTACCAGTCGCCTCAACTACGGCCAAAT GCGAACTCCAAGTGCACAAGATCTTTTGCGTCAGCAAGGCCACTCCAACGATGCCGTTCTTGATCCGTGATGCGAACAACACCGACGATGAGGAGGCATGCAAGAACCCAAAC GTCATCAAGGTCAACCAGGACACCAGGTTGGACAATCGCCCGCTAGATCTCAGG GCTACGCTCAACCTTGCCATTTTCAAAATACAGTCGGAGATCTGTCAGCAATTCCGCAATTTCCTGATCGAGCGCCAGTTCATCGAGATACATAGCCCCAAACTGCTGGGAGGTACCAGTGAAGGCGGGTGCAACGTGTTTAAGCTGAAATACTTCGACAACGACGCTTGTCTCGCTCAATCCCCGCAACTCTACAAGCAACTGGCGGTTGTGGGCGACTTCCGTCGGGTGTTTGAAATAG GCCCGGTTTTCAGAGCGGAGAACAGCAACACCCATCGCCACCTTTGCGAGTTCGTAGGTCTGGACATGGAGATGGAGTTCAAGGATTCGTACATGGAGGTGGTGGACATGATCGACGACATGCTGAAGAGCATTTTCGAGGGCGTTACCAAGCAGCGTAAAGAGGAAATGGAGATATTCGGGAAGATGCACCCGTCAGTGGAGCCATTGAAGTGGCTGGAACAAACGCCTCGTCTTCGCTTCACCGAG GCCGTGGAAATGTTGCGGGGGACCGAGTTGGCGTCCGAGATACCCGACGACATATCCTCGTACGACTTCTCCACCGAGCAAGAAAAGCGCCTCGGACGCCTGGTGCGGGAGAAGTACAACACTGACTACTACATCATCTACGAGTACCCGCTCAACGCGAGGCCGTTCTACACGATGCCGCTGGAGCGGGATGGCATGATGTTCACGCACAGCTACGACTTCTTCATGCGCGGGGAGGAGATACTGTCCGGCGCCCAGCGCATACACAACCCGGaactgctgctgcgccggGCGAAGGAGTGCGGCATCGACCCCAAGACCATATCAAGCTACATAGAGGCATTTAAGATGGGTGTTTCCCCGCACGCGGGCTGCGGTATCGGGTTGGAGCGCGTGGCCATGCTTCTGCTTGGCACCGGCAACATCCGCAAAACTTCGTTGTTCCCCAGGGACCCCAGGCGCCTCACGCCGTGA
- a CDS encoding -Transitional endoplasmic reticulum ATPase encodes MPRYRIGLLGVLLVASLLELPRAASLDGGIYQQNRGHRLVAAPPCSARSLRRSQKYPALIPFGWGGRGNAGGSSSPFDDDRNWKWADKSDAASRGDANGLPANKPVSADAETEENAKDGRAGSLYQKVIDGVATNLFVLRDTFEGNNNVEIRMGQEPANKLGVAEGNLVRVRGKKRCDTVCIVKIDPSITDNRVIIHADTRRNLRLRHGDVLSVDLLVDVPPAKVVKLLPFADTVAPILAEIPQEARASFPKMLMKVAVDFFSREIAMGRRRPVRLGDHLTLNVKFQDDSKTALKLLRDDHRESSCFTIEFKVMGVKSYNRDFRNISDAETGVISGESILDCTGAPLSREKHDSAYGELGYEEIGGMDKQLSKIRELIELPLLHPEVYKAVGVSPPKGVILHGPPGTGKTLIARAIASETGAHCVIINGPEIMSKHVGESEAKLRRAFEKASKNAPAIIFIDEIDSIATKREKSPSELERRIVSQLLTLMDGIEPSKNVVVLAATNRINSIDMALRRFGRFDREIEIAACDEDERYEILKIKTRTMRLSPDVSLRKIAKECHGYVGADIAQLCFEAAMCCIRENLASLDMLQFEDKVSPEVLNKLVIQNRHFAEALAICNPSTLRERRVQIPETTWDDVGGLEDVKKELIETVQYPVEHPEKFRKFGQASSKGVLFYGPPGCGKTLLAKAIAHECNANFISIKGPELLTMWFGESEANVRELFDKARAAAPCILFFDEIDSIAKTRGGAGGGSSSGSEAADRVINQILTEIDGVNVKKPIFIIAATNRPDILDPAICRPGRLDQLIYISLPDLKSRESIFKAALKNSPLAPDVNIRKMAEALDGYSGADIAEICHRAAREAIRESIEHEMKRGRPLKEGEEDPVPYITNEHFKVAMANARKSVQKEDVQRYEQFKRKLASSSG; translated from the exons ATGCCGCGATATCGCATTGGTCTGTTGGGTGTCCTGCTAGTGGCCAGTCTGCTGGAGTTGCCCCGTGCCGCGTCCCTAGACGGCGGCATATACCAACAAAACAGAGGTCATCGCCTGGTGGCTGCACCTCCTTGCTCTGCGCGTTCGCTCAGGCGTTCACAAAAGTACCCGGCGCTGATTCCGTTCGGATGGGGCGGGCGTGGCAACGCAGGCGGCAGCTCTAGCCCTTTTGACGACGACCGCAACTGGAAGTGGGCGGACAAGTCCGATGCCGCCAGCCGCGGGGATGCCAATGGACTACCAGCGAACAAGCCCGTTTCCGCTGATGCAGAGACTGAAGAAAACGCCAAAGATGGCCGCGCGGGCAGCCTTTACCAAAAGGTAATCGACGGCGTTGCGACGAATCTGTTCGTGCTGCGGGACACGTTCGAAGGCAACAACAATGTGGAGATCCGTATGGGCCAGGAACCCGCGAACAAGCTCGGGGTGGCAGAAGGCAACCTGGTGCGCGTTCGAGGCAAAAAGCGCTGCGACACTGTTTGTATCGTGAAGATCGACCCCAGCATCACGGACAACCGTGTTATTATCCACGCGGACACCCGTCGCAACCTAAGGCTGAGACATGGCGACGTGCTATCCGTCGACCTCCTGGTGGACGTACCCCCAGCCAAAGTGGTCAAATTGTTGCCGTTTGCCGATACAGTTGCCCCGATCCTTGCCGAAATACCGCAGGAAGCCCGGGCGTCGTTCcccaagatgctgatgaAAGTCGCCGTGGACTTCTTCAGCCGCGAAATCGCCATGGGCAGGAGGCGTCCAGTCCGCCTAGGCGACCATTTGACGCTAAATGTGAAGTTCCAGGATGACAGCAAAACCGCGCTCAAACTGCTCAGAGACGACCACAGGGAAAGCAGCTGCTTCACCATAGAGTTCAAGGTGATGGGCGTGAAGTCGTACAATCGCGACTTCCGCAACATCTCGGATGCCGAGACGGGGGTTATTTCCGGCGAGAGCATCCTCGACTGTACCGGCGCGCCGTTATCGCGCGAAAAGCACGACAGCGCGTACGGCGAGCTGGGGTACGAGGAGATTGGGGGCATGGACAAGCAGCTGTCCAAGATCAGGGAACTTATAGAGCTGCCACTCCTGCATCCGGAGGTGTACAAGGCAGTAGGTGTATCGCCCCCCAAAGGCGTCATTCTGCATGGACCACCCGGCACGGGCAAAACGCTCATTGCCAGGGCCATTGCGTCGGAAACGGGCGCACACTGCGTGATTATAAACGGCCCAGAGATCATGTCGAAGCACGTTGGCGAATCCGAGGCAAAGCTTCGCCGGGCGTTCGAGAAGGCGTCGAAAAACGCCCCCgccatcatcttcatcgaCGAGATCGACTCCATCGCCACGAAACGCGAGAAGAGCCCCAGCGAGCTGGAGAGGCGGATAGTCAGTCAGCTGCTGACGCTCATGGACGGCATCGAGCCCAGCAAGAATGTCGTCGTACTAGCGGCGACCAACCGTATCAACTCCATCGACATGGCGCTGCGAAGGTTCGGTCGCTTCGACCGGGAGATCGAAATTGCGGCGTGCGACGAGGACGAGCGCTACGAGATTCTGAAGATCAAAACGCGCACCATGAGGCTGAGTCCCGACGTGTCGCTGAGGAAAATCGCGAAGGAGTGCCACGGGTACGTCGGCGCCGACATCGCGCAGCTGTGCTTTGAGGCCGCCATGTGCTGCATCCGCGAGAACCTGGCTTCGTTGGACATGCTGCAGTTCGAGGACAAGGTGTCGCCCGAGGTGCTGAACAAGCTGGTCATTCAGAATCGCCACTTCGCGGAGGCGCTGGCCATTTGCAACCCTTCGACCCTCCGTGAGCGCCGTGTCCAGATCCCCGAGACCACGTGGGACGACGTCGGAGGCCTGGAGGACGTCAAAAAGGAGCTCATAGAGACGGTGCAATACCCGGTGGAACACCCCGAGAAGTTCCGAAAGTTCGGCCAGGCGTCCAGCAAAGGGGTGTTGTTTTACGGCCCGCCTGGGTGTGGGAAGACGCTGTTGGCAAAAGCCATCGCCCACGAGTGCAATGCCAACTTTATCTCCATCAAGGGACCGGAGTTGCTGACCATGTGGTTCGGCGAATCCGAGGCCAACGTGCGCGAGTTGTTCGACAAGGCGCGGGCTGCGGCGCCGTGCATTCTGTTCTTCGACGAGATCGACTCCATCGCGAAGACTCGAGGAGGTGCTGGTGGCGGGAGCAGCAGCGGATCGGAGGCTGCTGACCGTGTCATTAACCAGATCCTCACGGAAATCGACGGCGTTAATGTGAAGAAGCCCATCTTCATCATAGCGGCCACCAACCG GCCCGATATCCTCGATCCGGCAATTTGCAGGCCTGGGAGGCTGGACCAACTCATTTACATATCGTTGCCTGATCTCAAGAGCCGGGAGAGCATCTTCAAGGCCGCCCTGAAAAACTCGCCACTGGCCCCGGACGTGAACATTCGCAAGATGGCAGAAGCGCTTGATGGGTATTCAG GTGCCGATATCGCAGAAATATGCCACCGAGCGGCCCGCGAGGCCATTCGGGAGAGCATCGAACATGAAATGAAGCGCGGGCGCCCGCTAAAGGAAGGTGAAGAGGACCCGGTGCCGTACATTACCAACGAACATTTCAAGGTCGCCATGGCGAACGCTAG GAAGTCGGTGCAAAAGGAGGACGTGCAACGATACGAGCAATTCAAGCGGAAGCTGGCCTCAAGTTCGGGTTGA